The Halosimplex litoreum genome has a window encoding:
- a CDS encoding phytanoyl-CoA dioxygenase family protein has product MVSFTDSERRAFARDGFLVREDLLSTEAVDDARAAVVDAMDADPDDPQALIGAGYEVALEGVDEAPLTALADALFPAAEALVGQGVLEPPGPGMQVALEFPDADTADPVHGPKRAEGHLDGYAAFDENPEVTTFQLGAAVYFDDVGPRGGGFTVWPGSHRAAAAYFADHALESVGGKPNNSQLPATGEEPGEWDYDRRLHDQWDPYEISGPAGTVVLWHGLLTHTAGINTGERVRMAGIERFAREDVEDVRRDAAANLFEYWPAMAGVPFVEGSEPIVSKR; this is encoded by the coding sequence ATGGTATCGTTCACCGACTCGGAGCGCAGGGCCTTCGCGCGCGACGGCTTCCTCGTGCGCGAGGACCTGCTGTCGACCGAGGCCGTCGACGACGCTCGCGCGGCGGTCGTCGACGCGATGGACGCCGACCCCGACGACCCCCAGGCGCTGATCGGCGCCGGATACGAGGTGGCTCTGGAAGGCGTCGACGAAGCGCCGTTGACCGCGCTCGCCGACGCGTTGTTCCCGGCCGCAGAGGCCCTCGTCGGCCAGGGCGTCCTCGAACCGCCCGGCCCCGGGATGCAGGTCGCGCTAGAGTTCCCCGACGCGGACACGGCCGACCCGGTCCACGGCCCCAAGCGCGCCGAGGGCCACCTCGACGGCTACGCCGCCTTCGACGAGAACCCCGAAGTAACGACCTTCCAGCTCGGCGCCGCCGTCTACTTCGACGACGTGGGCCCCCGCGGCGGCGGGTTCACCGTCTGGCCCGGCTCGCATCGGGCAGCGGCCGCGTACTTCGCCGACCACGCGCTGGAGTCCGTGGGTGGGAAGCCGAACAACTCCCAGTTGCCCGCGACGGGGGAGGAACCGGGCGAGTGGGACTACGACCGCCGGCTCCACGACCAGTGGGACCCCTACGAGATCTCGGGGCCGGCCGGCACGGTCGTCCTCTGGCACGGCCTGTTGACCCACACGGCCGGGATCAACACCGGCGAGCGCGTCCGGATGGCCGGCATCGAGCGCTTCGCCCGCGAGGACGTCGAGGACGTTCGTCGGGACGCCGCCGCGAACCTCTTCGAGTACTGGCCCGCCATGGCCGGCGTTCCGTTCGTCGAGGGTAGTGAGCCGATCGTTTCGAAGAGATAG
- a CDS encoding HFX_2341 family transcriptional regulator, translating into MQTHIVPVGFDYDRLIAPLVRDRLDVDRVVLLEGAVGSEANVEYSRNLAAKLEKDYRNLLGATTERFVVEDVYDYDEAFEQAFELINAELDREDDAKVWVNISAMPRTVSFAFATAAHSIMVEREEDRQRIHTYYTVPEKYLETELAEELHRGIDLLSDLEGAVDDPDLAERVDERLAAAEELLSEFDERGTTIGAKEFDGQHILELPVASFSNVKPFEELILFTLGEHGEFESVSELAQELARELGEEYTDSFRSKVIYNVDRLGPGGKGYIEQEEQGKSYRTRLSRIGELWVRAHSDD; encoded by the coding sequence ATGCAGACCCACATCGTCCCGGTCGGCTTCGACTACGACCGGTTGATCGCGCCGCTGGTGCGCGACAGACTCGACGTGGACCGCGTCGTCCTGCTGGAGGGCGCGGTCGGCAGCGAGGCCAACGTCGAGTACTCCCGGAACCTCGCCGCCAAGCTGGAGAAGGACTACCGCAACCTCCTCGGGGCGACGACCGAACGGTTCGTCGTCGAAGACGTCTACGACTACGACGAGGCCTTCGAACAGGCGTTCGAACTCATCAACGCCGAACTCGACCGCGAGGACGACGCGAAGGTGTGGGTCAACATCTCCGCGATGCCCCGGACGGTGTCCTTTGCCTTCGCCACGGCCGCCCACTCCATCATGGTCGAGCGCGAGGAGGACCGCCAGCGCATCCACACCTACTACACCGTCCCCGAGAAGTACCTCGAGACCGAACTCGCCGAGGAGCTCCACCGCGGGATCGACCTCCTCTCGGACCTGGAGGGCGCCGTCGACGACCCCGACCTCGCCGAGCGCGTCGACGAGCGGCTGGCCGCCGCCGAGGAACTGCTCTCGGAGTTCGACGAGCGCGGGACGACCATCGGCGCCAAGGAGTTCGACGGCCAGCACATCCTCGAACTCCCCGTCGCCTCCTTCTCGAACGTCAAGCCGTTCGAGGAGCTGATCCTCTTCACCCTCGGCGAACACGGCGAGTTCGAGTCCGTCTCCGAGCTGGCCCAGGAACTCGCGCGCGAGCTCGGCGAGGAGTACACCGACAGCTTCCGCTCGAAGGTCATCTACAACGTCGACCGCCTCGGACCGGGGGGGAAGGGCTACATCGAACAGGAGGAACAGGGCAAGTCCTACCGTACGCGACTGTCGCGCATCGGCGAGCTGTGGGTCCGCGCGCACTCGGACGACTGA
- a CDS encoding valine--tRNA ligase: MSTDSDTGATDAAGGESESTETEETLPGEYDPADVETKWQQRWVEADTYAYDREAAVDADTAFSIDTPPPTVSGDLHMGHLYQFTLQDFVARYHRMADPAVYFPFGYDDNGIASERLTERELGIRHQNFTRREFQEKCREVCADYEDAFTEDVQSLAVSVDWDNTYKTIEPRVQRISQLSFIDLYEQGREYRQRAPTIWCPDCETAISQVEQEDEHKHTKFNDIDFELVETGEGEAEDDATFTISTTRPELLPACVSVFVHPDDEDNADLVGGTARVPIFGQEVPIIEDERVDLETGSGLVMCCTFGDQTDIEWYQAHDLPLRIAIDESGTMTDLAGDYEGMSTVDARAAIIEDLDDAGALVESRDHDHTVQVHERCETEVEYLVTEQWYVEMLDKTDEYLDAGEAMDWYPEKMFSRYQHWIEGLEWDWCISRQRDSGIPIPVWYCDDCGETIMAAKEDLPVDPLADDPPVDACPDCGSAELRPEEDVFDTWATSSLTPLVNAGWDWDAEAEEYTMERPELYQYDLRPQGHDIISFWLFHTVVKCYEHTGEVPFESVMINGMVLDENREAMSKSKGNVIPPSEVTENFPVDAARYWAAGTSIGDDFPYKEGDLEAGERLLQKLWNASRLIDQLTPEPDAVEEPDESDLAAVDRWMLAELDDAVESLTEQFEAYEFSKARNELRSFFWNSFCDDYLEIAKQRLDDADGGADARSTEYALLTAHRTFLKLFAPFLPHVTEELWQRLYADDGEDLDSIHTTDWPETRGYEADLAAGETAMEVIAALRRYKTDNGLPLNADLDRVQVYGGIAGFENAVAEAMHVADLETLAEPPEVTTEVTGVDLDYSLVGPEYGSEVGDIDAAIESGEFEEVDGKLQVAGVELDSEMYEIEEARTYSGDGEMIETESAILIVG, from the coding sequence ATGAGCACCGACAGCGACACCGGAGCGACCGACGCCGCGGGAGGCGAGTCCGAGTCCACCGAAACCGAAGAGACGCTCCCCGGAGAGTACGACCCCGCCGACGTCGAGACCAAGTGGCAACAGCGCTGGGTCGAGGCGGACACGTACGCCTACGACCGCGAGGCCGCCGTCGACGCCGACACGGCCTTCAGCATCGATACGCCGCCGCCGACGGTCTCCGGCGACCTCCACATGGGCCACCTCTACCAGTTCACCCTCCAGGACTTCGTCGCCCGCTACCACCGAATGGCCGACCCGGCGGTCTACTTCCCGTTCGGTTACGACGACAACGGCATCGCCTCCGAGCGGCTGACCGAGCGCGAGCTCGGCATCCGTCACCAGAACTTCACCCGCCGCGAGTTCCAGGAGAAGTGTCGCGAGGTCTGCGCCGACTACGAGGACGCCTTCACCGAGGACGTCCAGTCGCTGGCGGTCTCGGTCGACTGGGACAACACCTACAAGACCATCGAGCCGCGCGTCCAGCGCATCTCCCAGCTCTCCTTCATCGATCTGTACGAGCAGGGCCGGGAGTATCGCCAGCGCGCCCCGACGATCTGGTGTCCCGACTGCGAGACGGCCATCTCCCAGGTCGAACAGGAGGACGAGCACAAACACACGAAGTTCAACGACATCGACTTCGAGCTCGTCGAGACGGGCGAGGGCGAAGCCGAGGACGATGCGACGTTCACCATCTCGACGACCCGTCCGGAGCTCCTGCCGGCCTGCGTCTCCGTCTTCGTCCACCCCGACGACGAGGACAACGCCGACCTCGTCGGCGGCACGGCGCGGGTCCCCATCTTCGGTCAGGAGGTCCCCATCATCGAGGACGAGCGGGTCGACCTGGAGACCGGCAGCGGCCTCGTCATGTGCTGTACCTTCGGCGACCAGACCGACATCGAGTGGTACCAGGCCCACGACCTCCCGCTGCGGATCGCCATCGACGAGTCGGGCACGATGACCGACCTCGCCGGCGACTACGAGGGCATGTCCACCGTCGACGCCCGCGCGGCCATCATCGAGGATCTGGACGACGCCGGCGCGCTCGTCGAGAGCCGCGACCACGACCACACCGTCCAGGTCCACGAGCGCTGCGAGACCGAAGTCGAGTACCTCGTCACCGAGCAGTGGTACGTCGAGATGCTCGACAAGACCGACGAGTACCTCGATGCGGGCGAGGCGATGGACTGGTACCCCGAGAAGATGTTCAGCCGCTACCAGCACTGGATCGAGGGCCTGGAGTGGGACTGGTGTATCTCCCGCCAGCGCGACTCCGGCATCCCCATCCCCGTCTGGTACTGCGACGACTGCGGCGAGACGATCATGGCCGCCAAGGAGGATCTCCCGGTCGACCCGCTCGCCGACGACCCGCCGGTCGACGCCTGTCCCGACTGTGGGTCCGCGGAGTTGCGCCCCGAGGAGGACGTCTTCGACACCTGGGCCACCTCGTCGCTGACCCCGCTGGTCAACGCCGGCTGGGACTGGGACGCCGAGGCGGAGGAGTACACGATGGAGCGCCCGGAGCTCTACCAGTACGACCTGCGCCCGCAGGGCCACGACATCATCTCCTTCTGGCTGTTCCACACCGTCGTCAAGTGCTACGAGCACACCGGCGAGGTCCCCTTCGAGAGCGTCATGATCAACGGGATGGTCTTAGACGAGAACCGCGAGGCCATGTCCAAATCGAAGGGCAACGTCATCCCGCCCTCGGAGGTGACCGAGAACTTCCCGGTCGACGCCGCCCGCTACTGGGCCGCCGGCACCTCCATCGGCGACGACTTCCCCTACAAGGAAGGGGACCTCGAAGCCGGCGAGCGCCTGCTCCAGAAGCTCTGGAACGCCTCGCGGCTGATCGACCAGCTCACGCCGGAGCCGGACGCGGTCGAGGAGCCCGACGAATCGGATCTGGCCGCCGTCGACCGCTGGATGCTCGCCGAACTCGACGACGCGGTCGAGTCGCTCACCGAGCAGTTCGAGGCCTACGAGTTCTCGAAGGCGCGCAACGAACTCCGCTCCTTTTTCTGGAACAGCTTCTGCGACGACTACCTGGAGATCGCGAAGCAGCGACTCGACGACGCCGACGGCGGCGCCGACGCCCGCTCGACCGAGTACGCGCTGCTGACGGCCCACCGAACCTTCTTGAAGCTGTTCGCCCCGTTCCTCCCGCACGTCACCGAGGAACTGTGGCAGCGCCTCTACGCGGACGACGGTGAGGATCTGGACTCCATCCACACCACCGACTGGCCGGAGACCCGCGGCTACGAGGCGGATCTGGCGGCCGGCGAGACGGCGATGGAGGTCATCGCCGCGCTGCGCCGCTACAAGACCGACAACGGACTGCCGCTCAACGCCGATCTGGACCGCGTTCAGGTCTACGGCGGGATCGCCGGCTTCGAGAACGCCGTCGCCGAGGCGATGCACGTCGCGGATCTGGAGACGCTGGCGGAGCCGCCCGAGGTCACCACCGAGGTCACCGGCGTCGACCTCGACTACTCGCTGGTCGGCCCCGAATACGGGAGTGAAGTCGGCGACATCGACGCCGCCATCGAGAGCGGTGAGTTCGAAGAAGTCGACGGGAAGTTGCAGGTCGCCGGCGTCGAACTGGACTCGGAGATGTACGAGATCGAAGAGGCGCGGACGTACTCCGGCGACGGCGAGATGATCGAGACCGAGTCGGCCATCCTGATCGTCGGCTGA
- a CDS encoding 2Fe-2S iron-sulfur cluster-binding protein translates to MPTVRYGDREIDCERGDALRDVLLDAGIVPHNGASKRVNCGGHGTCGTCAVAVDGPTSAPTARERWRLDFPPHDATADLRLACQTRVEGDLTVVKFPGFWGQHADEPPVSEGD, encoded by the coding sequence ATGCCTACGGTCCGCTACGGCGACCGCGAGATCGACTGCGAGCGGGGCGACGCGCTCCGGGACGTGCTGCTGGACGCGGGGATCGTGCCGCACAACGGCGCCTCGAAACGGGTCAACTGCGGCGGTCACGGCACGTGCGGCACCTGCGCCGTCGCGGTCGACGGCCCGACGAGCGCGCCGACGGCCCGGGAACGCTGGCGGCTGGACTTCCCGCCGCACGACGCGACAGCGGACCTCAGACTCGCCTGTCAGACCCGCGTCGAGGGCGACCTGACTGTCGTGAAGTTTCCGGGCTTCTGGGGACAACACGCGGACGAACCGCCGGTGAGCGAGGGGGACTGA
- a CDS encoding NAD(P)-dependent alcohol dehydrogenase: MRAARLHEYTDDMANGLTVEEVDRPEIGSGDGVLVEVEGAGWCQTDNHIVEGMWTDYVDQDLPMTLGHENAGTVVEVGDDVRTVEPGDRVVCHPVQTCGVCRACREGETMYCENQSFNGLTVDGGFADYLLTGERSIVPLPGGVDPVDIAPHADAGITAYHAAKRSVRDLAPGDTAVVIGVGGLGHIGLQCLDAMSAADVVAVDLKESARELATDLGAQLTVDPESEDVAAVVDDFTDGTGAAQVLDFVGADETTALAPDIVAAGGDHQIIGYGGHVHEPAQALVNGEFSFQGNIVGRYTELQELVALVDRGDVELTTSRYDLGDINTVAERLEHGEIDGRAVITP, encoded by the coding sequence ATGCGCGCTGCCCGACTCCACGAGTACACCGACGACATGGCGAACGGGCTCACCGTCGAGGAGGTCGACCGCCCCGAGATCGGCTCCGGGGACGGCGTCCTTGTCGAGGTCGAAGGCGCCGGCTGGTGCCAGACGGACAACCACATCGTCGAGGGCATGTGGACCGACTACGTCGACCAGGACCTCCCGATGACCCTTGGCCACGAGAACGCCGGCACCGTCGTCGAGGTCGGCGACGACGTGCGGACGGTCGAACCGGGCGACCGGGTGGTCTGTCACCCGGTCCAGACCTGCGGCGTCTGCCGAGCCTGTCGCGAGGGCGAGACGATGTACTGCGAGAACCAGTCTTTCAACGGGCTCACCGTCGACGGCGGCTTCGCCGACTACCTGCTGACCGGCGAGCGCTCGATCGTCCCGCTCCCGGGGGGCGTCGACCCGGTCGATATCGCACCCCACGCAGACGCCGGGATCACCGCCTACCACGCCGCGAAGCGGTCTGTCCGCGACCTGGCCCCCGGCGACACCGCCGTCGTCATCGGCGTCGGCGGGCTCGGCCACATCGGGCTCCAGTGTCTCGACGCGATGTCCGCCGCCGACGTCGTCGCCGTCGACCTCAAGGAATCCGCTCGCGAGCTCGCGACCGACCTGGGCGCCCAGCTCACAGTCGACCCCGAGAGCGAGGACGTGGCGGCAGTCGTCGACGACTTCACCGACGGCACCGGCGCCGCGCAGGTGCTCGATTTCGTCGGCGCCGACGAGACGACGGCCCTGGCCCCGGACATCGTCGCCGCCGGCGGCGACCACCAGATAATCGGCTACGGCGGCCACGTCCACGAGCCAGCCCAGGCGCTCGTCAACGGCGAGTTCTCGTTCCAGGGCAACATCGTCGGCCGCTACACCGAACTGCAGGAACTCGTCGCGCTCGTCGACCGCGGCGACGTGGAACTGACGACCAGTCGCTACGACCTCGGTGACATCAACACCGTCGCCGAGCGGCTCGAACACGGCGAGATCGACGGCCGCGCCGTCATCACACCGTAA
- a CDS encoding DUF1405 domain-containing protein codes for MSAVSRAGRRIERVVARYFDGALPESQGLPAYVAPLPDWLEDLGLRLAWPIALVNLVGTLFGFWYYAGQPVDLAPPLLGGQLGAAPLAAYPLIPDSPVATMFIGLSLVAWKLDIDAGPLHMLAFFGCIKLGLWTPFVQLVLNGPGGIAAWLYWFLILSHVAMAVEAFLIHRYARFTVGSVALALAWYGFNDVVDYFWPILEGPHHTWLRAEPFLAAGVPDHSVPAHDLAAAWAVVLTLLATFLALATRVEKVKRDAA; via the coding sequence ATGTCAGCCGTCAGCCGCGCGGGTCGCCGCATCGAGCGGGTCGTCGCCCGCTACTTCGACGGAGCCCTTCCCGAGTCCCAGGGGCTCCCCGCCTACGTCGCGCCGCTGCCCGACTGGCTGGAGGACCTGGGCCTCCGACTCGCGTGGCCCATCGCGCTGGTCAACCTCGTCGGCACCCTCTTCGGCTTCTGGTACTACGCCGGGCAACCCGTCGACCTCGCCCCGCCGCTGCTCGGGGGGCAACTCGGCGCCGCGCCGCTGGCCGCCTACCCGCTCATCCCCGACTCACCCGTCGCGACGATGTTCATCGGACTCTCGCTGGTCGCCTGGAAGCTCGATATCGACGCCGGGCCGCTACACATGCTGGCCTTCTTCGGCTGTATCAAGCTCGGGCTGTGGACGCCGTTCGTCCAGCTCGTGCTCAACGGCCCCGGCGGCATCGCCGCCTGGCTCTACTGGTTCCTCATCCTCAGCCACGTCGCGATGGCCGTCGAGGCGTTCCTGATCCACCGCTACGCCCGATTCACGGTTGGATCGGTCGCACTCGCGCTCGCGTGGTACGGCTTCAACGACGTGGTCGACTACTTCTGGCCGATCCTGGAAGGCCCACACCACACCTGGCTCCGGGCGGAACCGTTCCTCGCGGCCGGGGTCCCCGACCACAGCGTCCCCGCCCACGACCTGGCCGCGGCCTGGGCGGTCGTCCTCACGCTGCTCGCGACCTTCCTCGCGCTGGCGACCCGCGTCGAGAAGGTCAAACGCGACGCGGCCTGA